The Chanodichthys erythropterus isolate Z2021 chromosome 14, ASM2448905v1, whole genome shotgun sequence genome window below encodes:
- the LOC137035649 gene encoding protein FAM124A isoform X2, which translates to MKNSLEDECADSGAETGGSDYSLMSSASSDLSMGDLQDPFLVSIHIITDPGQAKTLQQAADQVLSWLHPDLTLFRVSERAGGLSRKPKVRLQRITEPPSHQPALAVILFLQDEYGGEESLKRLHSQLRCPPWRYHHTERVNGRGLLPLSPASQDFVTLAPGTPLWALRQVHYGKEIVRFTVYCRYETYTEQVRLYRLLLRRRLAQKKEDFCFCVVYSNPETEIQLSFKRMPRGQSPAPTENAVMEIRVRDVGELVPLLPRPCTPISDVRWQTNDYDGNKILLQVQGSRYYRRHTIAKFFHLPPEDPLVTSLPPPELPPPPPPPYGRGPASYRNRRYHRNSSCSRSQTLPSPVTHASRTSPPTLCDQEGRVERPQRDVELFRAGWTGHRTQSLFSLPTDESRSSCASPSSFRPRCFSSMAAPIFRVNVDTLVGAEETDVDTGQTISGSSVDLSVVSGYSHPQLRPRRKAPAPRPKSAPPTDGGLDFSELTYNNTSFSIRQTPVPFRTQSVSAKSTPCVVHKPQPKNVCVSQPDALQNRGQQNSNGITTIDDCSQEGTAEDEQEFYI; encoded by the exons GTGATTTGTCCATGGGGGACCTACAAGACCCTTTCCTAGTTTCTATCCACATCATCACTGACCCTGGTCAGGCCAAAACACTCCAGCAAGCTGCTGATCAGGTCCTCTCCTGGCTCCACCCAGATCTTACCCTCTTCAGGGTTTCAGAACGGGCAGGTGGTCTCTCTCGAAAGCCCAAGGTCCGCCTACAGCGCATCACTGAACCGCCATCACACCAGCCAGCCTTGGCCGTCATCCTGTTTCTACAGGATGAATATGGAGGTGAAGAGAGTCTTAAACGTCTCCACAGTCAGCTGAGATGCCCACCATGGCGATACCACCACACAGAGCGTGTGAATGGGCGAGGGCTGTTACCCCTTTCACCAGCCAGCCAGGACTTTGTTACTTTGGCACCAGGCACACCACTATGGGCGCTTCGCCAGGTACACTACGGCAAAGAGATTGTGCGCTTTACGGTCTACTGTCGCTACGAGACCTACACCGAACAGGTGCGTCTGTACAGGCTGCTCCTGCGCCGAAGGCTTGCCCAGAAGAAGGAGGATTTCTGCTTCTGTGTGGTCTACTCCAATCCTGAAACAGAAATCCAGCTGTCATTCAAGCGGATGCCCCGTGGCCAGAGCCCCGCCCCCACTGAAAATGCAGTGATGGAGATTCGAGTGAGGGATGTCGGTGAACTTGTGCCACTGCTGCCACGCCCCTGCACGCCCATCAGTGACGTCCGCTGGCAAACCAACGATTATGACGGGAACAAAATATTGCTTCAG GTTCAAGGTTCACGCTATTACCGCAGACATACCATTGCAAAGTTCTTTCACCTTCCTCCTGAAGATCCTCTGGTCACTTCCCTTCCTCCACCAGAGCTGCCccctcctccacctccacccTACGGTCGCGGCCCTGCCTCCTATCGGAATCGCCGTTACCACCGGAACTCCTCGTGTTCGAGGAGCCAGACCCTTCCGTCTCCTGTCACACACGCCTCCAGGACATCTCCACCGACGCTGTGTGATCAGGAGGGCCGTGTGGAGAGGCCCCAGAGGGATGTGGAACTCTTTCGGGCTGGATGGACAGGCCACCGCACTCAGTCCCTCTTTTCTCTGCCTACAGATGAGTCCCGCTCCTCGTGTGCCTCTCCGTCAAGCTTCCGTCCTCGCTGCTTCTCTTCCATGGCTGCTCCAATTTTCCGTGTCAATGTCGATACGCTAGTGGGAGCCGAGGAGACAGATGTGGACACGGGACAAACCATCAGCGGCAGCTCTGTGGACCTGTCGGTGGTCTCAGGTTATTCCCATCcacagctgaggccccgtcgaAAGGCCCCAGCCCCACGGCCCAAGTCTGCTCCTCCGACAGATGGAGGTCTTGACTTTTCTGAACTGACCTATAATAACACCTCCTTCTCTATAAGACAGACTCCTGTGCCGTTTAGAACACAGAGCGTCTCTGCAAAATCCACACCTTGTGTAGTACACAAACCCCAGCCAAAGAATGTGTGTGTCTCACAGCCGGATGCGTTGCAGAACAGAGGACAGCAGAACAGCAATGGTATCACAACAATAGATGACTGTAGTCAAGAAGGCACTGCGGAGGATGAGCAAGAATTTTATATCTGA
- the LOC137035649 gene encoding protein FAM124A isoform X4 — MSSASSDLSMGDLQDPFLVSIHIITDPGQAKTLQQAADQVLSWLHPDLTLFRVSERAGGLSRKPKVRLQRITEPPSHQPALAVILFLQDEYGGEESLKRLHSQLRCPPWRYHHTERVNGRGLLPLSPASQDFVTLAPGTPLWALRQVHYGKEIVRFTVYCRYETYTEQVRLYRLLLRRRLAQKKEDFCFCVVYSNPETEIQLSFKRMPRGQSPAPTENAVMEIRVRDVGELVPLLPRPCTPISDVRWQTNDYDGNKILLQVQGSRYYRRHTIAKFFHLPPEDPLVTSLPPPELPPPPPPPYGRGPASYRNRRYHRNSSCSRSQTLPSPVTHASRTSPPTLCDQEGRVERPQRDVELFRAGWTGHRTQSLFSLPTDESRSSCASPSSFRPRCFSSMAAPIFRVNVDTLVGAEETDVDTGQTISGSSVDLSVVSGYSHPQLRPRRKAPAPRPKSAPPTDGGLDFSELTYNNTSFSIRQTPVPFRTQSVSAKSTPCVVHKPQPKNVCVSQPDALQNRGQQNSNGITTIDDCSQEGTAEDEQEFYI, encoded by the exons GTGATTTGTCCATGGGGGACCTACAAGACCCTTTCCTAGTTTCTATCCACATCATCACTGACCCTGGTCAGGCCAAAACACTCCAGCAAGCTGCTGATCAGGTCCTCTCCTGGCTCCACCCAGATCTTACCCTCTTCAGGGTTTCAGAACGGGCAGGTGGTCTCTCTCGAAAGCCCAAGGTCCGCCTACAGCGCATCACTGAACCGCCATCACACCAGCCAGCCTTGGCCGTCATCCTGTTTCTACAGGATGAATATGGAGGTGAAGAGAGTCTTAAACGTCTCCACAGTCAGCTGAGATGCCCACCATGGCGATACCACCACACAGAGCGTGTGAATGGGCGAGGGCTGTTACCCCTTTCACCAGCCAGCCAGGACTTTGTTACTTTGGCACCAGGCACACCACTATGGGCGCTTCGCCAGGTACACTACGGCAAAGAGATTGTGCGCTTTACGGTCTACTGTCGCTACGAGACCTACACCGAACAGGTGCGTCTGTACAGGCTGCTCCTGCGCCGAAGGCTTGCCCAGAAGAAGGAGGATTTCTGCTTCTGTGTGGTCTACTCCAATCCTGAAACAGAAATCCAGCTGTCATTCAAGCGGATGCCCCGTGGCCAGAGCCCCGCCCCCACTGAAAATGCAGTGATGGAGATTCGAGTGAGGGATGTCGGTGAACTTGTGCCACTGCTGCCACGCCCCTGCACGCCCATCAGTGACGTCCGCTGGCAAACCAACGATTATGACGGGAACAAAATATTGCTTCAG GTTCAAGGTTCACGCTATTACCGCAGACATACCATTGCAAAGTTCTTTCACCTTCCTCCTGAAGATCCTCTGGTCACTTCCCTTCCTCCACCAGAGCTGCCccctcctccacctccacccTACGGTCGCGGCCCTGCCTCCTATCGGAATCGCCGTTACCACCGGAACTCCTCGTGTTCGAGGAGCCAGACCCTTCCGTCTCCTGTCACACACGCCTCCAGGACATCTCCACCGACGCTGTGTGATCAGGAGGGCCGTGTGGAGAGGCCCCAGAGGGATGTGGAACTCTTTCGGGCTGGATGGACAGGCCACCGCACTCAGTCCCTCTTTTCTCTGCCTACAGATGAGTCCCGCTCCTCGTGTGCCTCTCCGTCAAGCTTCCGTCCTCGCTGCTTCTCTTCCATGGCTGCTCCAATTTTCCGTGTCAATGTCGATACGCTAGTGGGAGCCGAGGAGACAGATGTGGACACGGGACAAACCATCAGCGGCAGCTCTGTGGACCTGTCGGTGGTCTCAGGTTATTCCCATCcacagctgaggccccgtcgaAAGGCCCCAGCCCCACGGCCCAAGTCTGCTCCTCCGACAGATGGAGGTCTTGACTTTTCTGAACTGACCTATAATAACACCTCCTTCTCTATAAGACAGACTCCTGTGCCGTTTAGAACACAGAGCGTCTCTGCAAAATCCACACCTTGTGTAGTACACAAACCCCAGCCAAAGAATGTGTGTGTCTCACAGCCGGATGCGTTGCAGAACAGAGGACAGCAGAACAGCAATGGTATCACAACAATAGATGACTGTAGTCAAGAAGGCACTGCGGAGGATGAGCAAGAATTTTATATCTGA
- the LOC137035649 gene encoding protein FAM124A isoform X3 yields the protein MSALIREQRLEGLTTVLCHQQALGDLSMGDLQDPFLVSIHIITDPGQAKTLQQAADQVLSWLHPDLTLFRVSERAGGLSRKPKVRLQRITEPPSHQPALAVILFLQDEYGGEESLKRLHSQLRCPPWRYHHTERVNGRGLLPLSPASQDFVTLAPGTPLWALRQVHYGKEIVRFTVYCRYETYTEQVRLYRLLLRRRLAQKKEDFCFCVVYSNPETEIQLSFKRMPRGQSPAPTENAVMEIRVRDVGELVPLLPRPCTPISDVRWQTNDYDGNKILLQVQGSRYYRRHTIAKFFHLPPEDPLVTSLPPPELPPPPPPPYGRGPASYRNRRYHRNSSCSRSQTLPSPVTHASRTSPPTLCDQEGRVERPQRDVELFRAGWTGHRTQSLFSLPTDESRSSCASPSSFRPRCFSSMAAPIFRVNVDTLVGAEETDVDTGQTISGSSVDLSVVSGYSHPQLRPRRKAPAPRPKSAPPTDGGLDFSELTYNNTSFSIRQTPVPFRTQSVSAKSTPCVVHKPQPKNVCVSQPDALQNRGQQNSNGITTIDDCSQEGTAEDEQEFYI from the exons TTAGGTGATTTGTCCATGGGGGACCTACAAGACCCTTTCCTAGTTTCTATCCACATCATCACTGACCCTGGTCAGGCCAAAACACTCCAGCAAGCTGCTGATCAGGTCCTCTCCTGGCTCCACCCAGATCTTACCCTCTTCAGGGTTTCAGAACGGGCAGGTGGTCTCTCTCGAAAGCCCAAGGTCCGCCTACAGCGCATCACTGAACCGCCATCACACCAGCCAGCCTTGGCCGTCATCCTGTTTCTACAGGATGAATATGGAGGTGAAGAGAGTCTTAAACGTCTCCACAGTCAGCTGAGATGCCCACCATGGCGATACCACCACACAGAGCGTGTGAATGGGCGAGGGCTGTTACCCCTTTCACCAGCCAGCCAGGACTTTGTTACTTTGGCACCAGGCACACCACTATGGGCGCTTCGCCAGGTACACTACGGCAAAGAGATTGTGCGCTTTACGGTCTACTGTCGCTACGAGACCTACACCGAACAGGTGCGTCTGTACAGGCTGCTCCTGCGCCGAAGGCTTGCCCAGAAGAAGGAGGATTTCTGCTTCTGTGTGGTCTACTCCAATCCTGAAACAGAAATCCAGCTGTCATTCAAGCGGATGCCCCGTGGCCAGAGCCCCGCCCCCACTGAAAATGCAGTGATGGAGATTCGAGTGAGGGATGTCGGTGAACTTGTGCCACTGCTGCCACGCCCCTGCACGCCCATCAGTGACGTCCGCTGGCAAACCAACGATTATGACGGGAACAAAATATTGCTTCAG GTTCAAGGTTCACGCTATTACCGCAGACATACCATTGCAAAGTTCTTTCACCTTCCTCCTGAAGATCCTCTGGTCACTTCCCTTCCTCCACCAGAGCTGCCccctcctccacctccacccTACGGTCGCGGCCCTGCCTCCTATCGGAATCGCCGTTACCACCGGAACTCCTCGTGTTCGAGGAGCCAGACCCTTCCGTCTCCTGTCACACACGCCTCCAGGACATCTCCACCGACGCTGTGTGATCAGGAGGGCCGTGTGGAGAGGCCCCAGAGGGATGTGGAACTCTTTCGGGCTGGATGGACAGGCCACCGCACTCAGTCCCTCTTTTCTCTGCCTACAGATGAGTCCCGCTCCTCGTGTGCCTCTCCGTCAAGCTTCCGTCCTCGCTGCTTCTCTTCCATGGCTGCTCCAATTTTCCGTGTCAATGTCGATACGCTAGTGGGAGCCGAGGAGACAGATGTGGACACGGGACAAACCATCAGCGGCAGCTCTGTGGACCTGTCGGTGGTCTCAGGTTATTCCCATCcacagctgaggccccgtcgaAAGGCCCCAGCCCCACGGCCCAAGTCTGCTCCTCCGACAGATGGAGGTCTTGACTTTTCTGAACTGACCTATAATAACACCTCCTTCTCTATAAGACAGACTCCTGTGCCGTTTAGAACACAGAGCGTCTCTGCAAAATCCACACCTTGTGTAGTACACAAACCCCAGCCAAAGAATGTGTGTGTCTCACAGCCGGATGCGTTGCAGAACAGAGGACAGCAGAACAGCAATGGTATCACAACAATAGATGACTGTAGTCAAGAAGGCACTGCGGAGGATGAGCAAGAATTTTATATCTGA
- the LOC137035649 gene encoding protein FAM124A isoform X1, protein MSALIREQRLEAVNDEKMHPGLFIGLTTVLCHQQALGDLSMGDLQDPFLVSIHIITDPGQAKTLQQAADQVLSWLHPDLTLFRVSERAGGLSRKPKVRLQRITEPPSHQPALAVILFLQDEYGGEESLKRLHSQLRCPPWRYHHTERVNGRGLLPLSPASQDFVTLAPGTPLWALRQVHYGKEIVRFTVYCRYETYTEQVRLYRLLLRRRLAQKKEDFCFCVVYSNPETEIQLSFKRMPRGQSPAPTENAVMEIRVRDVGELVPLLPRPCTPISDVRWQTNDYDGNKILLQVQGSRYYRRHTIAKFFHLPPEDPLVTSLPPPELPPPPPPPYGRGPASYRNRRYHRNSSCSRSQTLPSPVTHASRTSPPTLCDQEGRVERPQRDVELFRAGWTGHRTQSLFSLPTDESRSSCASPSSFRPRCFSSMAAPIFRVNVDTLVGAEETDVDTGQTISGSSVDLSVVSGYSHPQLRPRRKAPAPRPKSAPPTDGGLDFSELTYNNTSFSIRQTPVPFRTQSVSAKSTPCVVHKPQPKNVCVSQPDALQNRGQQNSNGITTIDDCSQEGTAEDEQEFYI, encoded by the exons TTAGGTGATTTGTCCATGGGGGACCTACAAGACCCTTTCCTAGTTTCTATCCACATCATCACTGACCCTGGTCAGGCCAAAACACTCCAGCAAGCTGCTGATCAGGTCCTCTCCTGGCTCCACCCAGATCTTACCCTCTTCAGGGTTTCAGAACGGGCAGGTGGTCTCTCTCGAAAGCCCAAGGTCCGCCTACAGCGCATCACTGAACCGCCATCACACCAGCCAGCCTTGGCCGTCATCCTGTTTCTACAGGATGAATATGGAGGTGAAGAGAGTCTTAAACGTCTCCACAGTCAGCTGAGATGCCCACCATGGCGATACCACCACACAGAGCGTGTGAATGGGCGAGGGCTGTTACCCCTTTCACCAGCCAGCCAGGACTTTGTTACTTTGGCACCAGGCACACCACTATGGGCGCTTCGCCAGGTACACTACGGCAAAGAGATTGTGCGCTTTACGGTCTACTGTCGCTACGAGACCTACACCGAACAGGTGCGTCTGTACAGGCTGCTCCTGCGCCGAAGGCTTGCCCAGAAGAAGGAGGATTTCTGCTTCTGTGTGGTCTACTCCAATCCTGAAACAGAAATCCAGCTGTCATTCAAGCGGATGCCCCGTGGCCAGAGCCCCGCCCCCACTGAAAATGCAGTGATGGAGATTCGAGTGAGGGATGTCGGTGAACTTGTGCCACTGCTGCCACGCCCCTGCACGCCCATCAGTGACGTCCGCTGGCAAACCAACGATTATGACGGGAACAAAATATTGCTTCAG GTTCAAGGTTCACGCTATTACCGCAGACATACCATTGCAAAGTTCTTTCACCTTCCTCCTGAAGATCCTCTGGTCACTTCCCTTCCTCCACCAGAGCTGCCccctcctccacctccacccTACGGTCGCGGCCCTGCCTCCTATCGGAATCGCCGTTACCACCGGAACTCCTCGTGTTCGAGGAGCCAGACCCTTCCGTCTCCTGTCACACACGCCTCCAGGACATCTCCACCGACGCTGTGTGATCAGGAGGGCCGTGTGGAGAGGCCCCAGAGGGATGTGGAACTCTTTCGGGCTGGATGGACAGGCCACCGCACTCAGTCCCTCTTTTCTCTGCCTACAGATGAGTCCCGCTCCTCGTGTGCCTCTCCGTCAAGCTTCCGTCCTCGCTGCTTCTCTTCCATGGCTGCTCCAATTTTCCGTGTCAATGTCGATACGCTAGTGGGAGCCGAGGAGACAGATGTGGACACGGGACAAACCATCAGCGGCAGCTCTGTGGACCTGTCGGTGGTCTCAGGTTATTCCCATCcacagctgaggccccgtcgaAAGGCCCCAGCCCCACGGCCCAAGTCTGCTCCTCCGACAGATGGAGGTCTTGACTTTTCTGAACTGACCTATAATAACACCTCCTTCTCTATAAGACAGACTCCTGTGCCGTTTAGAACACAGAGCGTCTCTGCAAAATCCACACCTTGTGTAGTACACAAACCCCAGCCAAAGAATGTGTGTGTCTCACAGCCGGATGCGTTGCAGAACAGAGGACAGCAGAACAGCAATGGTATCACAACAATAGATGACTGTAGTCAAGAAGGCACTGCGGAGGATGAGCAAGAATTTTATATCTGA
- the LOC137035649 gene encoding protein FAM124A isoform X5, whose translation MSALIREQRLEAVNDEKMHPGLFIGLTTVLCHQQALGDLSMGDLQDPFLVSIHIITDPGQAKTLQQAADQVLSWLHPDLTLFRVSERAGGLSRKPKVRLQRITEPPSHQPALAVILFLQDEYGGEESLKRLHSQLRCPPWRYHHTERVNGRGLLPLSPASQDFVTLAPGTPLWALRQVHYGKEIVRFTVYCRYETYTEQVRLYRLLLRRRLAQKKEDFCFCVVYSNPETEIQLSFKRMPRGQSPAPTENAVMEIRVRDVGELVPLLPRPCTPISDVRWQTNDYDGNKILLQLIRNPPPPHLLTSSSIYSYYNQGEYSGFGLKFRGPLPQDSMPNMHNFHSI comes from the exons TTAGGTGATTTGTCCATGGGGGACCTACAAGACCCTTTCCTAGTTTCTATCCACATCATCACTGACCCTGGTCAGGCCAAAACACTCCAGCAAGCTGCTGATCAGGTCCTCTCCTGGCTCCACCCAGATCTTACCCTCTTCAGGGTTTCAGAACGGGCAGGTGGTCTCTCTCGAAAGCCCAAGGTCCGCCTACAGCGCATCACTGAACCGCCATCACACCAGCCAGCCTTGGCCGTCATCCTGTTTCTACAGGATGAATATGGAGGTGAAGAGAGTCTTAAACGTCTCCACAGTCAGCTGAGATGCCCACCATGGCGATACCACCACACAGAGCGTGTGAATGGGCGAGGGCTGTTACCCCTTTCACCAGCCAGCCAGGACTTTGTTACTTTGGCACCAGGCACACCACTATGGGCGCTTCGCCAGGTACACTACGGCAAAGAGATTGTGCGCTTTACGGTCTACTGTCGCTACGAGACCTACACCGAACAGGTGCGTCTGTACAGGCTGCTCCTGCGCCGAAGGCTTGCCCAGAAGAAGGAGGATTTCTGCTTCTGTGTGGTCTACTCCAATCCTGAAACAGAAATCCAGCTGTCATTCAAGCGGATGCCCCGTGGCCAGAGCCCCGCCCCCACTGAAAATGCAGTGATGGAGATTCGAGTGAGGGATGTCGGTGAACTTGTGCCACTGCTGCCACGCCCCTGCACGCCCATCAGTGACGTCCGCTGGCAAACCAACGATTATGACGGGAACAAAATATTGCTTCAG CTtatcagaaaccctccaccaccccatctcctcacttctagTTCTATCTATTCTTACTACAACcagggggagtactctgggttcgggctgAAATTTCGAGGTCCCCTCCCCCaggacagcatgccaaatatgcATAACTTTCACTCAATTTAA